From the genome of Pseudomonas sihuiensis:
GACCAGGGCGGCATAACCACCGAGATCGCCCATGGCGGGCAGGCGGCCGAGGTCGATGCCCTCCACGATCTGGCTGGGCGCTGGCTTGCGAAACGTCCACAACCGCGAATTGATCCAGGCACCGAGCAGATAGGGGGCGAGCAACGTCGTGGCGGCTGGGCTGAGGCGCCCATTGGCCTGCTTCTGGAAACCGCCAGCACCGAACAGCTGGTAGTTGAGCGCAACCAGCGCCAGTGAAGCCGCCGGCCAGAACAGCCACAGCCAGGCACCGCCCAGCTTGACGGCCAGCACGGCGCATAGCGTTGCGCCAAGCCCGTAGCGCAGTGCCAGGCGCCAACGGCGCGGATCGCTGGCCAGGCGTATCTGCTTCAGCGGCGTATCGCCCTGCAGCGGCAGCAGCCATAGACAGAAGAAGCCGGCCAGCGCCCCGGTGGGCAGATCGATGAAGTGGTGCTGCCAGGTGGTCAGCACGGAGATGCCGATCAGCGCCATCCAGCCGTGCAGCAGGCCACGCCAGAACAGCCCGCGGATGTGATTGGCGAACATCGCCCAGATGATCACCAGCAGGGTGATATGCAGCGAAGGCGCCTGGTTGAAGGGTTTGTCGAAGCCCATCAGCACGTCGAACATCAGGCCGAAGGTGCCGTCTAGGGGCGGCCGCTCGAAGGTGAAGCGCAGCGGCCAGAGCAGGAAGCAGGCCACGCAGATCACCTGTGCGGCGAGCAGGCGCAGGGCATGGCGATCCATCTCGCGACGGCAAGCCGGCAACAGGAAGGACAGTCCGTAGAGCAGGTCGATAGACCAGTACGGCACGATGGTCCATGGCCAGAGCGGGATCTGCGGCTCCCAGGCGAAGACCAGGCTGCCGACATCATCGCGTTGCCCGGTGAACCAGTTGGCGAAGCCGTAGCTGGCGAAGAACAGCGGGCCGAGCAATAGCAGCCAGAGTACGCCGCGCTTCCACAATCCCTGTTCGCGTGTGTTGTCCATCACTTCACCCGCTGCGCCAGGGACACGCTGAAGATGCCCCACTGGTCGATGCGCTGTGCCACCTTGCGGAAACCGGCTGCTTCCACCAACTGGTCCATCTCCGCCTGGCTACGCCGGCGCATGACCCAGGCCTGGCCATCGCGGTGGCTGGTCAGGGCGCGGGCGATCAGTTCCAGCTGCGGGTGCCAGGGCTGGCCGGTGTAGACCAGGTAGCCGCCCTCCTCGACTGCGGCTGCCAATCCGGCCAGCGAGTCGCCGACCATCTGGTTGCTGCCGAACAGCTCGTACAGGCCGGAGACCACTGCCAGGGTCGGCTTCGGCTCTA
Proteins encoded in this window:
- a CDS encoding phosphatase PAP2/dual specificity phosphatase family protein translates to MDNTREQGLWKRGVLWLLLLGPLFFASYGFANWFTGQRDDVGSLVFAWEPQIPLWPWTIVPYWSIDLLYGLSFLLPACRREMDRHALRLLAAQVICVACFLLWPLRFTFERPPLDGTFGLMFDVLMGFDKPFNQAPSLHITLLVIIWAMFANHIRGLFWRGLLHGWMALIGISVLTTWQHHFIDLPTGALAGFFCLWLLPLQGDTPLKQIRLASDPRRWRLALRYGLGATLCAVLAVKLGGAWLWLFWPAASLALVALNYQLFGAGGFQKQANGRLSPAATTLLAPYLLGAWINSRLWTFRKPAPSQIVEGIDLGRLPAMGDLGGYAALVDLCAELPLQHTPQNYCSLPSLDLVAPDALTCQRAAEAIENLRHKGPVLVCCALGYSRSATAVAAWLLHSGRCQGVDAAVALIRQARPQVVLGPQHLAALQSMVDAQPGLEVAHAG